The following are from one region of the Pseudohongiella spirulinae genome:
- a CDS encoding type II toxin-antitoxin system VapC family toxin, whose translation MNVVDSSAWLSYFAGDNNAVVFSGPIEEISELLVPSITITEVFKNVLRQRGEDAALIVTAHMKQGRVIPLDSELAMDAAKFGVLHKLPLADSIIFATAQKYAAALWTQDNDFEGLESVRYISRKST comes from the coding sequence ATGAATGTCGTTGATTCTTCGGCCTGGTTGTCGTATTTCGCTGGTGACAACAATGCGGTAGTATTTTCCGGGCCAATTGAAGAGATATCGGAATTGCTTGTGCCAAGCATCACTATCACAGAAGTCTTCAAGAATGTTCTGCGCCAACGTGGAGAAGACGCCGCCTTGATTGTCACCGCCCACATGAAGCAAGGCAGGGTGATTCCTCTGGATTCTGAGCTCGCTATGGATGCTGCCAAATTTGGCGTGCTTCACAAGCTACCTTTGGCGGATAGCATAATCTTTGCGACAGCTCAGAAGTATGCTGCAGCGCTCTGGACTCAAGATAATGATTTTGAGGGATTGGAGAGCGTCAGGTACATCTCCAGGAAAAGCACATAA
- a CDS encoding AbrB/MazE/SpoVT family DNA-binding domain-containing protein, translated as MTSVTVSPKYQIVIPKEIRESMGIVSGQKVQIMSYQGRIEVIPLKPMKEMKGFLKGIDTTVAREEDRI; from the coding sequence ATGACCTCAGTAACTGTATCGCCAAAGTATCAGATTGTAATTCCTAAAGAAATTCGGGAATCTATGGGTATTGTATCTGGACAGAAAGTTCAGATCATGTCCTATCAAGGGCGGATTGAGGTCATTCCTCTTAAGCCTATGAAAGAAATGAAAGGATTTCTGAAAGGCATTGATACCACCGTAGCCAGGGAAGAAGATCGCATATGA